One segment of Eschrichtius robustus isolate mEscRob2 chromosome 3, mEscRob2.pri, whole genome shotgun sequence DNA contains the following:
- the S100A9 gene encoding protein S100-A9, with protein sequence MSQLESSIETIINIFHQYSVRLQHPDTLNHKEFKQLVEKELPNFLKHKDDKAINKIMEDLDTDVDKQMDFEEFLMLVARLTEASHEEMHNTAPDHPGHSHGPGFKKGGSGPCPSKVTQSPCHGDHSHSHSHGNHGHSH encoded by the exons ATGTCGCAGCTGGAAAGCAGCATAGAAACCATCATCAATATCTTCCACCAGTACTCTGTACGGCTGCAGCACCCGGACACACTGAACCACAAAGAATTCAAACAGCTGGTGGAAAAAGAGCTGCCAAACTTTCTCAAG CACAAGGATGACAAAGCCATAAACAAGATCATGGAGGACCtggacacagatgtagacaagcAGATGGACTTCGAGGAGTTCCTTATGCTGGTGGCCAGGCTGACGGAAGCCTCCCACGAGGAGATGCACAACACGGCGCCCGATCATCCAGGCCACAGTCACGGGCCAGGCTTCAAAAAGGGTGGTTCAGGCCCATGCCCCAGCAAGGTTACCCAAAGCCCCTGCCATGGAgaccacagccacagccacagccatggCAATCACGGCCACAGCCACTAA